A window of Ptychodera flava strain L36383 chromosome 1, AS_Pfla_20210202, whole genome shotgun sequence contains these coding sequences:
- the LOC139145708 gene encoding von Willebrand factor D and EGF domain-containing protein-like, translated as MQGPPVLEGPILTHGTFHFKCTVDLADQYDQAARCEVSWLFDGETHDDVESVILHVNSLSTLIPGEVFSYRKGRLGVMVGCRARSFYENFHKSHWYASDNYFVGIKVSTDDPLVLSESDGLGTTIPIWSTIPILCEDLTYMTACRINILAQSQGEETEDDYFHEELSFDSCDIAIAPRDWDETSKTATTEFTIVARRDFMDDGVRNVTIRSRVLPPDCVNSSYVSIFDGYEIQPIQVSVIGVDHKRCSSFGDPHYRTFDGLWYTMLKTGYFVLLRGTTDKGSILEVQTAATDCAEVSCNCAVAIRENNDLVIMDICNRDSLRISVPSKNLSPGTAIHQQYGNKHYVYMYSGVTLEVRLVSSAQGKWLDVFVVLPSDYTGRTMALCGDGDDDDTNDFTKRNGEITEDLDDFAESWRVLDEENLFLRYDRLSWIPESNIMYCNCPTGIDSFRICCGYGLHTDQLRLGTDMTHLYANGTTGHSEKSCLGPLYGSVAIHAESPQCIEKTDQENVRDDYVEAGDIRFEYDSEFKPSIPEWPTPSGITEGMALEFCGQFLSSNSIYSACIEKTNLNTQKYNETCVIDIQATDTRDFAPSTAAAFLFDCMDLVLRNISLYDKDGQGNKVPPQDLITMLCPSDCSKHGECIDNICVCDKGFTGSDCSYEKGQPIHLSNLKHDALCDLQSRPCETAFGVGENFVKSERLMCKVKLTSQNNHISVYYTEAYLISSTEIACPLKHTGINTYPATVTNNELPVEYSHISFSLDGITFSNELLFTVFDSVCVECTESGSCDKKGDSCLIDGLCFAEGNQHRLEPGKYCDAANDEFGWTEKDIIWTTDSANWTEPTTTSPGESGAPNSSGGWQIFLGFVGGVIFGAAVICE; from the exons ATGCAAGGACCCCCGGTGCTTGAAGGGCCAATATTGACCCATGGCACGTTCCATTTTAAATGCACCGTGGATTTGGCCGACCAATATGACCAGGCAGCCCGCTGTGAAGTTAGTTGGTTGTTTGATGGCGAAACCCACGATGACGTGGAATCGGTTATACTGCACGTAAATTCTTTATCGACCCTTATACCGGGTGAGGTGTTTTCGTACAGGAAAGGGAGACTTGGAGTTATG GTTGGATGTCGAGCCCGTTCCTTCTACGAGAATTTCCACAAAAGTCATTGGTATGCAAGTGACAATTACTTCGTTGGTATCAAG GTCAGCACAGATGACCCATTGGTACTGAGCGAGTCCGATGGACTTGGAACGACGATACCAATCTGGTCAACGATCCCAATTCTCTGTGAGGATTTGACGTATATGACAGCCTGCCGTATCAATATACTAGCTCAGTCGCAAG GTGAGGAAACAGAAGACGATTATTTCCATGAAGAGCTGTCGTTTGATAGCTGCGACATCGCGATAGCTCCACGTGACTGGGATGAAACCAGCAAAACTGCGACCACGGAGTTCACGATTGTGGCGAGACGTGACTTCATGGACGACGGCGTCCGAAACGTGACCATAAGAAGTAGAGTACTCCCTCCAGACTGTGTTAACAGCAGCTACGTGTCCATCTTTGATGGGTATGAAATTCAACCAATACAG GTCTCTGTCATTGGAGTGGATCATAAACGCTGCTCATCGTTTGGTGACCCACATTACAGGACTTTCGATGG ACTCTGGTACACCATGCTGAAAACCGGATACTTTGTGTTACTTAGAGGAACAACTGACAAAGGCAGTATACTGGAG GTACAGACAGCGGCTACAGACTGCGCTGAGGTTTCTTGTAACTGTGCAGTGGCGATCCGTGAGAATAATGACCTTGTCATTATGGACATCTGTAACAGAGACAGTTTGAGGATATCAGTTCCAAGTAAGAACCTGTCGCCTGGTACTGCCATCCATCAGCAGTATGGAAACAAACATTAT GTGTATATGTACTCTGGTGTCACACTTGAAGTACGGCTGGTCAGCAGTGCGCAGGGCAAGTGGCTGGATGTCTTTGTCGTCCTTCCTTCCGATTATACCGGACGCACGATGGCGCTGTGCGGAGATGGAGACGATGACGACACCAACGACTTCACAAAGAGGAACGGTGAAATTACAGAAGATCTGGATGACTTTGCGGAGTCATGGAG GGTTTTAGACGAAGAGAATTTATTCTTGAGATACGATCGGCTGTCATGGATACCGGAAAGCAATATAATGTACTGCAACTGTCCAACTGGGATAGACAGCTTCAGAATTTGTTGTGGATACGGACTGCACACCGACCAATTAAGACTCGGCACCGACATGACGCACCTTTACGCAAACGGGACCACAGGACACAGTGAAAAATCATGCTTGGGCCCGCTTTACGGAAGTGTAGCAATTCACGCAGAAAGTCCGCAGTGCATCGAGAAAACGGATCAGGAGAATGTCAGAGATGATTACGTGGAGGCTGGAGACATCCGGTTTGAATATGATTCCGAATTCAAACCGAGCATCCCGGAATGGCCGACACCGAGCGGCATTACAGAGGGAATGGCACTCGAGTTTTGTGGACAGTTTTTAAGCTCCAACTCCATCTACTCTGCATGCATCGAGAAGACAAACCTGAATACGCAGAAGTACAATGAGACGTGCGTTATTGATATACAG GCAACGGATACCCGCGACTTTGCGCCCTCTACGGCCGCAGCATTCCTATTTGATTGCATGGATCTCGTGCTCCGTAACATCTCTTTGTACGACAAAGACGGCCAAGGAAACAAAGTGCCGCCTCAAGATCTCATTACCATGCTTTGCCCAAGTGATTGCAGCAAACATGGCGAGTGTATCGACAACATCTGCGTCTGTGACAAAGGTTTCACTGGGAGTGACTGTTCTTATGAGAAAGGACAGCCAATACATCTGAGCAACCTCAAGCACGACGCCCTCTGTGACTTGCAATCAAGGCCATGTGAGACAGCGTTTGGCGTTGGAGAGAATTTCGTCAAATCAGAAAGACTTATGTGTAAAGTCAAGCTTACGAGTCAG AACAATCATATCTCAGTGTATTACACGGAAGCATACCTCATAAGCTCAACGGAAATCGCATGTCCACTGAAGCACACGGGTATCAACACGTATCCAGCAACAGTCACCAACAACGAACTGCCAGTAGAGTACTCCCATATTTCCTTCAGCTTGGATGGCATAACATTCAGCAACGAACTGCTTTTCACTGTCTTTGACTCGGTATGTGTCGAATGTACAGAAAGCGGAAGCTGCGACAAAAAG GGCGATTCATGTCTCATCGACGGTTTGTGCTTCGCTGAAGGAAACCAGCATCGGTTGGAGCCTGGGAAGTACTGTGATGCAGCAAATGACGAGTTTGGATGGACTGAAAAAG ATATCATTTGGACCACTGACTCGGCCAATTGGACTGAACCGACAACCACAAGTCCTGGGGAATCGGGCGCTCCAAACAGCTCG GGAGGATGGCAAATCTTTCTTGGGTTTGTTGGTGGAGTTATCTTTGGTGCAGCTGTGATTTGtgagtaa